The Cydia splendana chromosome Z, ilCydSple1.2, whole genome shotgun sequence genome window below encodes:
- the LOC134804993 gene encoding mast cell protease 1A-like: MQVNCHCLKMSSLFILAILVKLSANKAPGRGDLRVYKGRNDTYNEFPFIVLLQRKNPSGRSCTGSLIAEDWVLTAAHCVRSSALLVIRYGDFTKPANETTLYSSMIKTYLHPSYSDPGLLNDIALIFTEKIPKKNLARLLALEYKTFLGLPVKYAGFGLVTKHIAVTSKENRETEFIPLQIGEGIVALCEPELYDNWLCVAPNCSNRKQQGRPGDSGGPLVYDGRVIGVASTISIYTTTRYTPITYYTPVSPYLEWIQKTIYTLE, encoded by the coding sequence ATGCAAGTAAATTGTCATTGCTTAAAAATGTCCTCCTTATTTATTTTGGCAATACTTGTGAAGTTAAGTGCAAATAAGGCTCCTGGCCGTGGAGATTTGAGGGTGTATAAAGGACGGAACGACACTTATAACGAGTTCCCTTTCATTGTGCTTCTGCAAAGGAAGAACCCTAGTGGCAGATCTTGTACCGGCAGCCTTATAGCGGAAGACTGGGTCCTCACAGCAGCCCACTGCGTTCGAAGTTCTGCGTTACTTGTCATCAGATATGGTGATTTTACAAAGCCAGCAAACGAAACCACGTTGTACTCAAGCATGATAAAAACATACCTTCACCCTTCCTACAGTGACCCAGGTTTGTTAAATGATATAGCGCTAATTTTCACTGAAAAAATACCCAAAAAGAACCTTGCAAGACTGCTGGCGCTCGAGTATAAAACATTCCTTGGGCTTCCTGTTAAATACGCGGGCTTTGGATTAGTAACAAAGCATATTGCTGTGACTTCGAAAGAAAACAGAGAAACGGAATTCATTCCTCTTCAAATTGGCGAGGGTATTGTGGCCCTTTGTGAACCTGAACTCTATGACAATTGGTTATGTGTAGCGCCGAACTGTTCGAACAGGAAGCAACAGGGTCGCCCGGGGGACTCCGGAGGCCCGCTGGTGTATGACGGACGTGTCATTGGAGTAGCTAGTACCATTTCAATTTATACTACTACACGTTATACCCCTATTACATATTATACCCCTGTGAGCCCATATTTAGAATGGATTCAAAAGACTATATATACGCTTGaatga